One genomic window of Helicobacter canis includes the following:
- a CDS encoding SLAC1 anion channel family protein, with protein sequence MSDIKSTQNKDQAMRNVNTESSLDSTSQTQIPAESKLANLPIALFASVMGIGGLSLVLKKASVAFGSAALANASFNSTALHSGANALESSLDSSPSWQGVIAPFLWWGACSFAVLAVVVFALLLVCYSAKMLYHSNAFKADLKHQVKINFLSSIPISMLIIVAFWSDLSSGVDLLWQGILGLFYVASALQLVLSLYVMSFWFKESMKSALLSPAWFIPIVGNLIVPLSGGLIIAPKELLLFFFSIGCFFWILLSAMIMQRLIFEQSLESKFIPTLFIFIAPPSIFVVDFHSLFGVHNALSLIGFNVALFFVLLLLSLGNIFTKLNFAPSWWAFTFPLCAFGIASFDLYMIEFKCFYGLLGILGLVMAFFAVVFISYKTLRAVVSGAIFKDP encoded by the coding sequence ATGAGCGATATAAAATCCACGCAAAATAAGGACCAAGCTATGCGAAATGTCAATACAGAATCAAGCCTAGATTCCACAAGCCAAACACAAATCCCAGCAGAATCTAAACTTGCAAATCTACCTATCGCATTATTTGCTTCAGTTATGGGGATAGGTGGCTTAAGCCTTGTATTGAAAAAAGCAAGTGTAGCTTTTGGGAGCGCGGCACTTGCAAATGCGTCCTTTAATAGCACAGCACTTCATAGCGGAGCAAACGCACTAGAATCCAGCCTAGATTCTAGCCCATCGTGGCAAGGGGTAATCGCACCATTTTTATGGTGGGGAGCATGTAGCTTTGCTGTGTTGGCGGTAGTTGTCTTTGCCCTTTTGCTTGTGTGCTACTCTGCAAAAATGCTTTATCACTCTAATGCGTTTAAAGCGGATTTAAAACATCAAGTCAAAATTAACTTCCTATCAAGTATCCCCATTAGTATGCTTATCATCGTGGCGTTTTGGAGTGATTTGAGTAGCGGGGTAGATTTGCTATGGCAAGGGATTTTAGGGCTTTTTTATGTGGCAAGTGCTTTGCAACTTGTGCTAAGTCTTTATGTGATGAGCTTTTGGTTTAAAGAGAGTATGAAGAGTGCTTTGCTATCCCCTGCGTGGTTTATACCTATTGTAGGCAATTTAATCGTTCCTTTAAGTGGTGGCTTAATAATAGCACCAAAGGAATTATTGCTCTTTTTCTTTTCTATCGGCTGCTTTTTTTGGATTCTCTTAAGTGCGATGATTATGCAGCGGTTAATCTTTGAGCAGAGTTTAGAATCTAAGTTTATCCCCACACTTTTTATTTTTATCGCTCCACCTAGCATTTTTGTCGTGGATTTTCATAGCCTTTTTGGCGTGCATAATGCTTTAAGCCTTATAGGCTTTAATGTCGCACTCTTTTTCGTGCTATTGCTTTTAAGTCTGGGCAATATCTTTACTAAGCTAAACTTCGCGCCATCGTGGTGGGCTTTTACCTTTCCGCTGTGTGCCTTTGGGATAGCGAGCTTTGATTTATATATGATTGAATTTAAATGCTTTTATGGACTTTTAGGGATTTTGGGGCTTGTGATGGCATTTTTTGCGGTGGTGTTTATCTCATATAAGACTTTAAGGGCTGTGGTGAGCGGAGCAATTTTTAAAGATCCTTAA
- a CDS encoding 7-cyano-7-deazaguanine synthase, translating into MTALALFSGGCDSLIAMKLLTLQGIKVKAVHFNIGFGGNKDKSEYLRNAAEQVGAGLVLIDIRKQFFDNVLFTPKYGYGKYFNPCIDCHANMFAQAFLRLDELGASFVISGEVLGQRPKSQRKEALDQVRKLVRGFGSDERFAHLLAQDKVDSSKPQYLDELLLRPMCAKLLEPSFPEKMGWVDREKLLDISGRGRTRQLEMVKKWGFQYYENPGGGCLLTDLSVANKIKDLSAHRTMVLEDVALVKVGRYMVLPDGARCVIARNDEENKKLSAPNPKMSHITLLDSKGPLGLVESSASDGDRILAARLTLAYAKHSGAKERVQVGESILEVEPLDKQKAQEFLFFKA; encoded by the coding sequence ATGACAGCATTAGCACTTTTTAGCGGTGGGTGTGATAGCCTCATTGCGATGAAGCTTCTCACACTCCAAGGGATCAAGGTCAAAGCCGTGCATTTTAACATAGGCTTTGGGGGCAATAAGGACAAAAGCGAGTATCTGCGCAATGCCGCAGAGCAAGTGGGCGCAGGGCTTGTTTTGATTGATATTAGAAAGCAGTTTTTTGACAATGTGCTTTTCACGCCCAAATACGGCTATGGCAAGTATTTTAATCCGTGTATCGACTGCCACGCTAATATGTTTGCCCAAGCGTTTTTGCGGCTTGATGAGCTAGGGGCTAGCTTTGTGATAAGCGGAGAGGTGCTAGGGCAGCGTCCCAAATCCCAGCGCAAAGAAGCCCTAGATCAAGTAAGAAAGCTTGTGCGTGGCTTTGGGAGTGATGAGAGGTTTGCGCATTTGCTAGCACAAGATAAAGTGGATTCTAGCAAGCCGCAGTATTTAGATGAGCTGCTGCTGCGACCGATGTGTGCCAAGCTCCTAGAGCCAAGCTTCCCGGAGAAAATGGGCTGGGTAGATCGAGAGAAGCTGCTTGATATAAGCGGCAGAGGGCGCACGAGACAGCTTGAGATGGTGAAAAAATGGGGCTTTCAATATTATGAAAACCCCGGCGGAGGCTGCTTGCTTACAGATTTAAGCGTGGCAAATAAAATCAAAGATCTAAGCGCGCATAGGACAATGGTGCTAGAAGATGTGGCATTGGTAAAAGTAGGGCGATATATGGTGCTGCCAGATGGCGCGCGCTGTGTGATTGCTCGCAATGATGAGGAAAACAAAAAGCTCTCCGCCCCCAACCCAAAAATGTCGCATATCACTCTGCTAGATTCTAAAGGACCGCTTGGGCTTGTAGAATCTAGCGCGAGTGATGGAGATAGAATCCTAGCAGCGCGTTTAACGCTTGCCTATGCCAAACACAGCGGGGCAAAGGAGCGCGTGCAGGTGGGAGAATCTATCCTAGAAGTAGAGCCGCTTGACAAGCAAAAAGCACAGGAATTTTTATTTTTCAAAGCATAG
- the thiF gene encoding thiamine biosynthesis protein ThiF, with protein MHITLNGAPLATHARTSLELFQSLGGKESDVWIVNGFATKEPIALQNGDELFCIQKGVLPPKDALDSMMRARHTPKLHEKLKQAKVAICGLGGLGSHIAIMLARSGVGELVLIDFDVIEPSNLNRQAYEISDLGKYKTNALQEHIRQINPYTTTHIHTLKIDEDNLPTLFDGVDIVCEAFDNALAKAMLAQNFHKHYPRTFLICASGLAGYGKSNAIQTKQFAPYLYICGDQVSAAQVGQGLMAPRVTICAAHQANLALELIATKSGF; from the coding sequence TTGCATATCACGCTAAATGGCGCACCCCTAGCCACGCACGCACGCACAAGCCTAGAGCTTTTCCAAAGTCTTGGGGGCAAGGAGAGTGATGTGTGGATTGTTAATGGCTTTGCCACCAAAGAGCCTATAGCCCTGCAAAATGGCGATGAGCTATTTTGCATACAAAAGGGCGTGCTACCGCCAAAAGACGCGCTAGATTCTATGATGAGAGCACGCCACACGCCAAAGCTACACGAGAAGCTAAAGCAGGCAAAAGTCGCTATCTGTGGGCTTGGGGGGCTAGGCTCTCATATTGCTATAATGCTTGCTAGAAGCGGAGTAGGCGAGCTTGTGCTTATAGATTTTGATGTGATAGAGCCTAGTAATCTCAACCGCCAAGCCTATGAGATAAGCGATCTAGGCAAGTATAAAACTAACGCCTTGCAAGAACATATCCGCCAAATCAATCCCTACACCACCACGCATATCCACACGCTAAAGATTGATGAAGATAATCTCCCCACGCTTTTTGACGGCGTAGATATTGTGTGCGAAGCCTTTGACAACGCCCTAGCTAAAGCAATGCTAGCCCAAAACTTCCACAAGCATTACCCGCGCACCTTTCTCATCTGCGCTTCTGGGCTAGCAGGCTATGGTAAAAGCAATGCGATCCAAACCAAGCAGTTTGCGCCCTATCTCTACATCTGTGGTGATCAAGTCAGTGCGGCGCAAGTGGGACAGGGGCTAATGGCTCCAAGGGTTACTATCTGTGCGGCACATCAGGCGAATTTGGCACTAGAGCTTATTGCTACAAAAAGTGGATTCTAG
- the thiS gene encoding sulfur carrier protein ThiS, with the protein MTINGQIFTLDSLPLQSYLTEHKLAIETIAIELNGKIVPKDELATLVFKQGDVVEIVSFVGGG; encoded by the coding sequence ATGACAATCAACGGACAGATATTTACCCTAGACTCTCTCCCCTTGCAGAGCTATCTCACAGAGCATAAGCTTGCCATAGAGACCATAGCCATAGAGCTAAATGGCAAAATCGTGCCTAAAGATGAGCTTGCTACGCTTGTGTTTAAACAAGGTGATGTGGTAGAAATCGTAAGCTTTGTAGGAGGGGGGTGA
- the ilvD gene encoding dihydroxy-acid dehydratase, whose amino-acid sequence MRSDIVKKGHQRAPHRSLLRATGLKDEDFNKPFIGVANSYIDIIPGHFFLNKYAEIVKDEIRKAGGVPFEFNTIGVDDGIAMGHSGMLYSLPSRELIADCIESVMNAHALDAMICLPNCDKIVPGMLMGALRVNVPTIFVSGGPMKAGRLSDGTILDLNSAFEAVGAYESGKISEKRLHEIECQACPSGGSCSGMFTANSMNTLCEAMGVALPGNGTIPALTPEREELLRQGARRIVEIALDSSLSEKFRFRNILSAKAVHNAFVVDMAMGGSTNTILHMLAIAKEAEVDFNLESINNIAANVAHIAKIAPALSSVHMEDINRAGGVSAVMNEVSKREKSILHLDALTITGETLGQRIANANITDSSIIRHNDNAYSQVGGLKILFGNLCEQGAVLKVAAVAESMKEFSGKAICFNSQDEAIKGIAGGKVKAGSVVVIRYEGPKGGPGMQEMLSPTSLIMGMGLGESVALITDGRFSGATRGACIGHISPEAAEGGLIALIEDGDTIEISVSRGSLELKVDSKTLEARKAKWKPIQKEITSKWLKRYALLVSNAANGAVLKTEL is encoded by the coding sequence ATGCGAAGTGATATTGTGAAAAAAGGACATCAAAGAGCCCCACACAGAAGTTTGCTAAGAGCCACAGGGCTAAAAGATGAGGATTTCAACAAACCCTTCATCGGCGTAGCAAATAGCTATATTGACATTATTCCGGGGCATTTTTTCTTAAACAAATATGCTGAGATTGTCAAAGATGAAATCCGCAAGGCTGGGGGTGTGCCTTTTGAGTTTAACACCATTGGCGTAGATGATGGTATCGCAATGGGGCATAGCGGTATGCTCTACTCTCTGCCAAGTCGCGAACTCATTGCTGATTGTATAGAATCTGTGATGAACGCCCACGCGTTAGATGCGATGATTTGCCTACCAAACTGCGATAAGATTGTGCCCGGAATGCTTATGGGGGCGTTGCGTGTGAATGTGCCTACAATCTTTGTAAGCGGCGGTCCTATGAAAGCAGGGCGTTTGAGTGATGGCACAATTTTGGATCTAAACTCCGCATTTGAAGCAGTAGGGGCGTATGAAAGTGGCAAGATTAGTGAAAAAAGATTGCACGAGATAGAGTGCCAAGCCTGTCCTAGTGGGGGGAGTTGTAGCGGAATGTTTACCGCAAACTCTATGAATACGCTGTGTGAAGCTATGGGCGTAGCATTACCGGGTAATGGCACGATTCCGGCTTTAACGCCAGAGCGAGAAGAGTTGCTAAGGCAGGGGGCTAGACGCATTGTGGAGATTGCCCTAGATTCTAGCTTAAGTGAAAAGTTTAGATTCCGCAATATTTTGAGTGCAAAAGCCGTGCATAACGCCTTTGTCGTGGATATGGCAATGGGGGGCAGCACAAATACGATTTTGCATATGTTAGCCATTGCCAAAGAAGCGGAAGTGGATTTTAACCTAGAATCTATTAATAACATCGCTGCAAATGTCGCACATATTGCTAAAATCGCCCCGGCATTAAGTAGCGTGCATATGGAGGATATAAATCGTGCGGGGGGAGTTTCAGCAGTGATGAATGAAGTGTCTAAAAGAGAAAAATCTATTTTGCACCTAGACGCTCTCACAATCACCGGCGAGACTTTGGGGCAGAGAATAGCAAACGCAAACATCACAGATTCTAGCATTATCCGCCATAATGACAACGCCTACTCGCAAGTGGGCGGATTAAAAATCCTTTTTGGCAATCTCTGCGAGCAAGGGGCGGTGCTAAAAGTCGCTGCCGTGGCAGAATCTATGAAAGAATTTAGCGGCAAGGCGATTTGCTTTAACTCCCAAGATGAAGCGATTAAGGGCATTGCAGGAGGCAAAGTAAAGGCGGGGAGCGTGGTGGTTATCCGCTATGAAGGACCAAAGGGGGGACCGGGAATGCAAGAGATGCTAAGCCCTACAAGTCTTATTATGGGAATGGGCTTGGGTGAGAGCGTAGCACTCATCACTGATGGACGATTTAGCGGGGCGACAAGGGGGGCTTGTATCGGGCATATAAGCCCAGAGGCTGCTGAAGGGGGGCTTATCGCACTCATTGAAGATGGTGATACAATAGAGATTTCTGTCTCGCGTGGGAGCTTGGAGCTAAAAGTGGATTCTAAGACTTTAGAAGCACGCAAAGCTAAATGGAAGCCAATACAAAAAGAGATAACAAGCAAATGGCTCAAACGCTACGCCCTGCTTGTAAGCAACGCCGCAAATGGCGCGGTGCTAAAAACGGAGCTGTAA
- a CDS encoding glycosyltransferase family 9 protein, which translates to MINPFNVNNAYSLPQHAWLELIAQVCKTHQVLVITYPAVHREFMQALRSYKQQRNFNSRNLIIFANNKLPHLIALITRASVCISPSTGTTHLALNLGVPSIGLYAQYDKPRWGHKDLRYITLESPRDQLTHAQCQKIIQATAALLEQCLREI; encoded by the coding sequence GTGATCAATCCCTTTAATGTCAATAATGCCTACTCGCTCCCGCAGCACGCGTGGCTAGAGCTTATAGCGCAAGTGTGCAAAACCCACCAGGTGCTAGTGATCACTTATCCTGCTGTGCATAGGGAGTTTATGCAAGCTTTGAGAAGCTACAAGCAGCAGCGCAATTTTAACTCGCGCAATCTTATAATCTTTGCCAACAACAAACTCCCCCACCTTATCGCGCTAATCACTCGCGCAAGTGTGTGTATCAGCCCAAGCACAGGCACAACGCACCTAGCCCTAAATCTAGGAGTGCCAAGCATAGGGCTTTATGCCCAGTATGACAAGCCGCGCTGGGGGCATAAAGATCTGCGCTATATCACCCTAGAATCCCCAAGAGATCAGCTCACACACGCCCAATGCCAAAAAATTATCCAAGCTACCGCAGCCTTGCTTGAGCAATGCCTAAGGGAAATTTAA
- the dnaG gene encoding DNA primase yields the protein MITSASIENLKNRIDILEIISHYLELKRVGSNYATTCPFHNEKSPSFMISPSKGIFHCYGCGIGGDSIKFVMEYEKLGFVEAIEKIADMLDFRLEYDSKERVERTDTLEKIAAFYHTSLLDSAPMLAYLHKRGIDDRLIAQWNLGFCPSHARHQAFINAQNLPTDELLKNGIIGKNEQYNQPFYPRFGERIMFPIYSANGKVVGFGGRSIKEGAMAKYLNSPQNPLFNKSRLLYGYHLAKQAIFASRQIIITEGYIDTIMLHKAGINNAVATLGTALTKEHIPLLNKGEPEIILSYDGDKAGINAAFRASSMLAPLSKKGGVVIFPDGADPADMILAGREQEVEKLFASPTPFIEFGLTMIASKHNLANPLSKEDALKEIKAFLHTLSPLMQEEYAQFSADLLQVPLQFLHPKAKAPKPKPIQAPESSGDKLERLILRYMLEDEALLNQALLYIDRSIFTEYQAAFDALCANDPSHPQLLGIALDPLPLCEGGFEAELRIFILRFLESKLKQTKDLAQISQLRAKILSLKTTKSTERKLQPI from the coding sequence ATGATCACAAGCGCATCGATTGAAAATCTCAAAAACCGCATTGATATTCTTGAAATCATAAGCCACTATCTTGAGCTAAAGCGCGTGGGGAGCAATTATGCTACGACCTGCCCCTTTCATAATGAAAAGTCCCCAAGCTTTATGATCTCACCGAGCAAGGGGATCTTCCACTGCTATGGCTGCGGCATAGGGGGCGATAGCATAAAATTTGTAATGGAGTATGAGAAGCTAGGCTTTGTCGAAGCCATTGAGAAAATCGCTGATATGCTTGACTTCCGCCTAGAATACGACAGCAAAGAGCGCGTGGAGCGCACCGACACCCTAGAGAAAATCGCCGCTTTCTACCACACTAGCTTGCTAGACTCCGCGCCTATGCTTGCCTATCTCCACAAGCGTGGTATTGATGATAGATTGATCGCCCAGTGGAATCTAGGATTTTGCCCAAGCCACGCTAGACACCAAGCCTTTATCAACGCCCAAAATCTCCCCACAGATGAGCTGCTAAAAAACGGCATCATCGGCAAAAATGAGCAGTATAATCAGCCCTTTTATCCGCGTTTTGGTGAGCGCATTATGTTTCCTATCTACTCGGCAAATGGCAAGGTCGTGGGCTTTGGTGGGCGCAGTATCAAAGAAGGCGCAATGGCAAAATACCTAAACTCCCCCCAGAATCCACTTTTTAACAAATCGCGCTTGCTTTATGGCTACCACCTAGCCAAGCAAGCGATTTTTGCTAGCAGGCAAATCATCATCACAGAAGGCTATATCGATACCATAATGCTCCACAAAGCTGGCATAAACAACGCTGTCGCCACACTTGGCACAGCTCTTACCAAAGAACATATCCCCTTGCTGAATAAAGGCGAGCCAGAGATTATCCTAAGCTATGATGGCGATAAGGCTGGCATTAACGCAGCCTTTCGCGCAAGCAGTATGCTAGCACCTTTAAGCAAAAAGGGCGGCGTGGTGATCTTCCCCGATGGCGCAGACCCAGCAGATATGATCCTAGCAGGCAGGGAGCAAGAAGTGGAAAAGCTTTTTGCAAGTCCCACGCCATTTATCGAATTTGGTCTTACAATGATTGCAAGCAAGCATAATCTCGCCAACCCCCTTAGCAAAGAAGACGCGCTTAAAGAAATCAAAGCCTTTTTACACACCCTTAGCCCCCTTATGCAAGAAGAATACGCGCAATTTAGCGCAGATCTTCTCCAAGTGCCATTGCAATTTTTGCACCCCAAAGCCAAAGCCCCAAAGCCAAAGCCCATCCAAGCCCCAGAATCTAGCGGCGATAAATTAGAGCGGCTCATCTTGCGCTATATGCTTGAAGATGAAGCCCTGCTTAATCAAGCCTTGCTCTATATTGATAGAAGTATTTTTACCGAGTATCAAGCAGCCTTTGATGCCCTGTGTGCCAATGACCCTAGCCACCCACAGCTTTTGGGCATAGCCCTAGATCCGCTGCCTTTGTGTGAGGGGGGATTTGAAGCGGAGCTGCGCATATTTATCCTGCGCTTTTTAGAATCCAAACTCAAGCAGACAAAAGATCTCGCGCAAATTTCCCAACTTCGCGCTAAGATTCTATCTCTTAAAACTACCAAATCCACAGAAAGGAAACTACAACCAATATGA